A single window of Vigna unguiculata cultivar IT97K-499-35 chromosome 1, ASM411807v1, whole genome shotgun sequence DNA harbors:
- the LOC114178821 gene encoding rho GDP-dissociation inhibitor 1-like translates to MSAAVSSTTSSHFVEELKNKPTDTNNNKNNVGGEPEQPPYSDSANSDVAEETEPEEDDDDSKLESDRELDIGPQITLKEQLEKDKDDESLRKWKEQLLGSVDMSVVGATKDPDVKILSLTITSPDRPDLILPIPFTNDPKKSLFILKEGNKCAMKFTFSVSNNIVSGLKYTNVIWKTGVRVASRKKMLGTFSPQKEPYTYALEEESTPCGMFVRGTYAARTKFVDDDQKCYLDVNYYFEIQKNWAKTE, encoded by the exons ATGTCTGCTGCTGTGTCTTCCACAACTTCTTCTCATTTTGTGGAAGAGCTCAAAAACAAACCAACCGacaccaacaacaacaaaaacaacgTTGGTGGCGAACCAGAGCAGCCTCCTTACAGTGACAGTGCCAACTCTGATGTTGCAGAAGAAACTGAGCCagaggaagatgatgatgacTCCAAGTTGGAATCTGACAGAGAACTGGATATTGGTCCTCAAATCACCCTCAAGGAACAGCTTGAGAAAGATAAA GATGACGAGAGTTTGAGAAAATGGAAGGAGCAGCTTCTGGGCAGTGTTGACATGTCTGTCGTTGGAG CAACTAAAGACCCTGATGTGAAGATTTTGAGCCTGACTATTACGAGCCCAGACAGGCCTGATCTCATCCTGCCAATTCCATTTACAAATGATCCTAAGAAAAGCCTCTTCATCCTTAAGGAAGGAAACAAATGCGCCATGAAATTCACCTTCTCTGTCTCCAACAACATCGTTTCTGGTCTCAAATACACAAATGTTATTTGGAAAACTGGCGTTAGAG TGGCCAGCAGAAAAAAGATGTTGGGAACTTTTAGCCCCCAGAAGGAACCGTATACATATGCATTGGAAGAAGAAAGTACCCCTTGTGGCATGTTCGTCAGGGGAACCTATGCAGCAAGAACCAAG TTTGTAGATGACGATCAAAAATGCTACTTGGATGTCAATTACTACTTCGAAATTCAGAAGAACTGGGCAAAAACTGAATGA
- the LOC114162687 gene encoding MACPF domain-containing protein At1g14780-like isoform X1, which translates to MISSSELGNACLMGMESVFPNPIEYLGKGIDFTSDFRLKFAKGKGSARLVVVDEDNKRDITVPGTAATIPNVSQDIRCDKGDRLRFKSDVLQFNQMSELLNQKSAIQGKIPSGYFNALFDLSGDWYHDAHNIKYLAFDGYFISLFYLHLTVSHLILQEEVKKSVPAQWDPASLTRFIQTYGTHIITGMAVGGQDVICVKQKHSSKVSPGDLRRHLENLGDFLFQDLRSPSQQQTNTSAEAKQKVPEVFNQVMQSNTTLFTSISETSSKDGLTIICSKRGGDVFKHGHSNWLQTVASNPEAILFKFVPISSLLTGIPGSGYLSHAINLYLRYKPPPEDLQCFLEFQIPRQWAPMFYELPLRHQRKKSTSPSLQFGFMSPKLHVSSAQVVSEEKPVVGLRLYLEGRKCDRLAIHVHHLSSLPKTMMIHSSGASLWRGSDDNEYCDTFLEPIRWKGFANVCTAVVKHDPNWLQESGGGGGVYIVTGAQLISKGNWPKNVLHLRLRYTHIPNCSIRKSDWGGAPEASRKSSFLTNLSTTFSFTQQSVTTTSPQKQAPTSLDSGVYPNGPPVPVRSGKLLKYVDTSEVLRGPHHAPGHWLVTAAKLVNEGGKIGLQVKFALLDY; encoded by the exons ATGATATCTTCCTCAGAATTAGGGAATGCATGTTTGATGGGCATGGAGAGTGTGTTTCCGAATCCGATAGAGTATCTGGGAAAAGGGATTGATTTCACAAGTGATTTCCGATTGAAGTTTGCCAAGGGAAAAGGGAGTGCAAGATTGGTGGTTGTTGATGAAGACAACAAGAGGGACATTACTGTTCCTGGTACTGCTGCTACCATTCCCAATGTTTCCCAGGATATTCGCTGTGACAAGGGGGATCGTCTTCGTTTCAAATCTGATGTTCTTCAATTCAATCAG ATGTCTGAGCTGCTAAATCAAAAATCGGCAATACAGGGAAAAATTCCTTCTGGCTATTTCAATGCTCTTTTTGATCTGAGTGGTGATTGGTATCATGATGCTCATAACATCAAGTATCTTGCTTTTGATGGTTATTTCATTTCCCTGTTCTATCTGCACCTCACTGTTTCACACCTCATACTGCAAGAGGAAGTGAAAAAGTCTGTTCCAGCTCAGTGGGACCCAGCTTCATTAACCAG GTTCATTCAAACATATGGAACACACATAATAACAGGTATGGCTGTTGGAGGTCAAGATGTAATATGTGTCAAACAAAAGCATTCTTCAAAGGTTTCACCTGGTGATCTAAGAAGACATTTAGAGAATCTAGGAGATTTTTTGTTTCAAGATTTAAGAAGCCCTTCTCAACAACAGACAAACACATCCGCAGAAGCCAAACAAAAA GTTCCTGAGGTCTTCAATCAAGTGATGCAATCAAACACAACGCTGTTCACCAGCATTTCAGAAACTTCAAGCAAGGAT GGCCTCACTATCATCTGTTCAAAAAGAGGAGGAGATGTGTTCAAGCACGGTCACTCAAATTGGCTCCAGACAGTGGCTTCTAATCCTGAAGCTATCCTCTTCAAGTTTGTTCCTATTTCCTCACTTCTCACAGGAATTCCAGGAAGTGGCTATCTTAGTCATGCAATCAATTTGTACTTACGCT ATAAGCCCCCTCCCGAAGATTTACAATGCTTTTTGGAGTTTCAAATTCCAAGGCAATGGGCACCAATGTTTTATGAGCTACCTCTGAGGCAtcaaaggaaaaagagtacTTCCCCTTCCCTGCAATTTGGTTTCATGTCTCCCAAGCTTCATGTCAGTTCTGCACAG GTAGTGAGTGAAGAAAAGCCTGTGGTAGGCCTCCGTCTGTACTTGGAAGGAAGAAAATGTGATAGACTTGCAATACATGTACACCATCTTTCAAGCCTCCCAAAGACAATGATGATCCACTCTTCAGGCGCATCTTTGTGGCGAGGATCTGATGATAATGAATACTGTGACACCTTTCTGGAGCCAATAAGGTGGAAGGGATTTGCAAACGTGTGCACTGCAGTGGTTAAACATGACCCTAACTGGTTGCAAGAAtcaggtggtggtggtggtgtttaCATTGTAACCGGTGCACAGCTCATTAGCAAAGGGAATTGGCCAAAGAATGTGCTTCACTTGCGCCTCCGATATACCCACATACCCAATTGCAGCATCAGGAAATCAGATTGGGGTGGTGCACCTGAGGCTTCAAGAAAATCATCTTTCCTCACAAATTTAAGCACAACATTTTCATTCACACAGCAAAGTGTCACTACTACTTCTCCTCAGAAGCAGGCTCCAACATCACTTGACTCTGGTGTTTATCCAAATGGTCCACCTGTGCCTGTTCGTTCTGGAAAACTGCTTAAATACGTGGATACAAGCGAGGTTCTGCGGGGGCCACATCATGCTCCAGGACATTGGTTGGTAACAGCTGCTAAGCTTGTCAATGAGGGTGGTAAGATTGGATTGCAGGTCAAGTTTGCACTGTTAGATTACTAG
- the LOC114162687 gene encoding MACPF domain-containing protein At1g14780-like isoform X2 → MSELLNQKSAIQGKIPSGYFNALFDLSGDWYHDAHNIKYLAFDGYFISLFYLHLTVSHLILQEEVKKSVPAQWDPASLTRFIQTYGTHIITGMAVGGQDVICVKQKHSSKVSPGDLRRHLENLGDFLFQDLRSPSQQQTNTSAEAKQKVPEVFNQVMQSNTTLFTSISETSSKDGLTIICSKRGGDVFKHGHSNWLQTVASNPEAILFKFVPISSLLTGIPGSGYLSHAINLYLRYKPPPEDLQCFLEFQIPRQWAPMFYELPLRHQRKKSTSPSLQFGFMSPKLHVSSAQVVSEEKPVVGLRLYLEGRKCDRLAIHVHHLSSLPKTMMIHSSGASLWRGSDDNEYCDTFLEPIRWKGFANVCTAVVKHDPNWLQESGGGGGVYIVTGAQLISKGNWPKNVLHLRLRYTHIPNCSIRKSDWGGAPEASRKSSFLTNLSTTFSFTQQSVTTTSPQKQAPTSLDSGVYPNGPPVPVRSGKLLKYVDTSEVLRGPHHAPGHWLVTAAKLVNEGGKIGLQVKFALLDY, encoded by the exons ATGTCTGAGCTGCTAAATCAAAAATCGGCAATACAGGGAAAAATTCCTTCTGGCTATTTCAATGCTCTTTTTGATCTGAGTGGTGATTGGTATCATGATGCTCATAACATCAAGTATCTTGCTTTTGATGGTTATTTCATTTCCCTGTTCTATCTGCACCTCACTGTTTCACACCTCATACTGCAAGAGGAAGTGAAAAAGTCTGTTCCAGCTCAGTGGGACCCAGCTTCATTAACCAG GTTCATTCAAACATATGGAACACACATAATAACAGGTATGGCTGTTGGAGGTCAAGATGTAATATGTGTCAAACAAAAGCATTCTTCAAAGGTTTCACCTGGTGATCTAAGAAGACATTTAGAGAATCTAGGAGATTTTTTGTTTCAAGATTTAAGAAGCCCTTCTCAACAACAGACAAACACATCCGCAGAAGCCAAACAAAAA GTTCCTGAGGTCTTCAATCAAGTGATGCAATCAAACACAACGCTGTTCACCAGCATTTCAGAAACTTCAAGCAAGGAT GGCCTCACTATCATCTGTTCAAAAAGAGGAGGAGATGTGTTCAAGCACGGTCACTCAAATTGGCTCCAGACAGTGGCTTCTAATCCTGAAGCTATCCTCTTCAAGTTTGTTCCTATTTCCTCACTTCTCACAGGAATTCCAGGAAGTGGCTATCTTAGTCATGCAATCAATTTGTACTTACGCT ATAAGCCCCCTCCCGAAGATTTACAATGCTTTTTGGAGTTTCAAATTCCAAGGCAATGGGCACCAATGTTTTATGAGCTACCTCTGAGGCAtcaaaggaaaaagagtacTTCCCCTTCCCTGCAATTTGGTTTCATGTCTCCCAAGCTTCATGTCAGTTCTGCACAG GTAGTGAGTGAAGAAAAGCCTGTGGTAGGCCTCCGTCTGTACTTGGAAGGAAGAAAATGTGATAGACTTGCAATACATGTACACCATCTTTCAAGCCTCCCAAAGACAATGATGATCCACTCTTCAGGCGCATCTTTGTGGCGAGGATCTGATGATAATGAATACTGTGACACCTTTCTGGAGCCAATAAGGTGGAAGGGATTTGCAAACGTGTGCACTGCAGTGGTTAAACATGACCCTAACTGGTTGCAAGAAtcaggtggtggtggtggtgtttaCATTGTAACCGGTGCACAGCTCATTAGCAAAGGGAATTGGCCAAAGAATGTGCTTCACTTGCGCCTCCGATATACCCACATACCCAATTGCAGCATCAGGAAATCAGATTGGGGTGGTGCACCTGAGGCTTCAAGAAAATCATCTTTCCTCACAAATTTAAGCACAACATTTTCATTCACACAGCAAAGTGTCACTACTACTTCTCCTCAGAAGCAGGCTCCAACATCACTTGACTCTGGTGTTTATCCAAATGGTCCACCTGTGCCTGTTCGTTCTGGAAAACTGCTTAAATACGTGGATACAAGCGAGGTTCTGCGGGGGCCACATCATGCTCCAGGACATTGGTTGGTAACAGCTGCTAAGCTTGTCAATGAGGGTGGTAAGATTGGATTGCAGGTCAAGTTTGCACTGTTAGATTACTAG
- the LOC114191566 gene encoding oil body-associated protein 1A-like, whose amino-acid sequence MSTNDNHPQVLDAEPTETGTYLRDTATSVIQNFDPINKIHQHLCAFHFYSDDMTRQVEAHHFCAHKNEEMRQCLIYDGPEKKARLIGLEYIISENLYLTLPDEEKRLWHSHLYEVKSGLLYMPKIPASIQRRDMETVSKTYGKVFHFWQVDKGHSLPFGIPQLMMAFTRDGQIYDHLVKSCAERMGIDYDEERKGREYMTGPEHGIHPLANGGGKGLETRLREVHLNADSAPPSATRVSVV is encoded by the exons ATGTCGACCAACGACAACCACCCACAAGTTCTAGACGCCGAGCCAACTGAAACAGGAACCTACCTCCGTGACACTGCTACATCTGTTATCCAAAACTTCGACCCCATCAACAAAATCCACCAACATCTTTGCGC GTTTCACTTTTACTCCGATGACATGACCCGACAAGTGGAGGCACACCACTTTTGCGCGCACAAGAACGAGGAGATGAGGCAGTGTCTCATCTACGACGGCCCCGAGAAGAAGGCGAGGCTTATAGGGCTTGAGTACATCATCTCTGAAAACCTATACTTAACACTGCCGGACGAGGAGAAGCGTCTCTGGCACTCTCACTTGTACGAGGTCAAGAGTGGTCTCCTCTACATGCCTAAGATTCCTGCTTCCATTCAGCGCCGAGACATGGAGACAGTCAGCAAGACTTACGGCAAAGTTTTCCATTTCTGGCAAGTTGACAAGGGTCACTCTCTCCCATTTGGGATACCTCAGCTCATGATGGCTTTCACTAGAGATGGCCAGATCTATGATCACCTAGTCAAAA GTTGTGCAGAGCGGATGGGGATAGACTATGATGAAGAAAGGAAAGGTAGGGAATATATGACAGGGCCAGAACATGGAATTCATCCATTGGCCAATGGAGGGGGTAAGGGACTTGAGACTCGCCTCAGGGAGGTCCACCTCAACGCCGATTCTGCTCCACCGTCAGCCACCAGGGTCTCTGTTGTCTGA